The following are encoded in a window of Streptomyces sp. Go-475 genomic DNA:
- a CDS encoding cation:dicarboxylase symporter family transporter: MLWGLILGGAFGTAAPGLAVRLHVVADGFVSMMMLLIPPIIFTTVAGGMASLGSGRQMRDLSLKALIYYEAATAAALVIGLLVGNLLSLLPLREVPQEHAADQVASLRNQVEDFSTGLDTLLPESFFSAFTSGNPLHALCVGALIGGAMILGGERVVPVLDLINRCSHLLFCAVRVILVCAPLAAFAGSAYTASRFGVMHLSGQLYLFLTFALTCTAVVLGGLGTLAWRHGWSLLCLLRYLRHEILLVIGTSSSGPVFPRVLRKLELAGVPRATSAPLMAGGQSLHLIGTCIYLTLGAVYVSAVTGNPLSPTDQFLFVVLAMVMSKSAVGVTGSGLLTLVATVSVTQSFPLAAIALLIGIDRFMSEFRAITNLIGNAVATLVITRWAGQLDLDRLHLTLSARRPVEPDRPGEDTSVVEVRISDD, translated from the coding sequence GTGCTGTGGGGCCTCATTCTCGGCGGCGCCTTCGGGACCGCGGCCCCCGGGCTCGCCGTTCGTCTGCACGTGGTCGCCGACGGCTTCGTGTCCATGATGATGCTGCTGATTCCGCCGATCATCTTCACCACCGTGGCCGGCGGCATGGCCTCGCTGGGCAGTGGACGCCAGATGCGCGACCTCTCGCTGAAGGCCCTGATCTACTACGAGGCCGCGACCGCGGCCGCCCTCGTCATCGGGCTGCTCGTCGGAAACCTGCTTTCCCTGCTGCCTCTCCGGGAGGTCCCGCAGGAGCACGCCGCCGATCAGGTCGCCTCACTGCGGAACCAGGTCGAGGACTTCTCCACCGGCCTCGACACCCTCCTCCCGGAGAGCTTCTTCTCCGCCTTCACCAGTGGAAATCCGCTGCACGCGCTGTGCGTCGGAGCGCTGATCGGCGGTGCGATGATCCTGGGAGGCGAACGGGTCGTCCCCGTACTGGACTTGATCAACCGGTGCAGTCACCTGCTCTTCTGCGCCGTACGCGTCATCCTCGTCTGTGCCCCGCTGGCCGCCTTCGCCGGCAGCGCGTACACCGCCAGCCGGTTCGGTGTGATGCACCTGAGCGGGCAGCTCTACCTCTTCCTCACCTTCGCTCTCACCTGCACCGCCGTGGTCCTCGGCGGGCTGGGCACGCTGGCGTGGCGGCACGGCTGGTCGCTGCTCTGCCTGCTGAGGTACCTGCGGCACGAGATCCTGCTGGTCATCGGGACCTCGTCCTCGGGCCCGGTCTTCCCCCGTGTCCTGCGCAAGCTGGAACTGGCGGGAGTCCCCCGGGCGACGAGCGCCCCCCTGATGGCCGGCGGCCAGTCCCTGCACCTGATCGGCACCTGCATCTACCTCACGTTGGGCGCGGTCTACGTGTCCGCCGTGACGGGGAATCCACTCTCCCCCACGGACCAGTTCCTCTTCGTCGTCCTGGCGATGGTGATGTCCAAGTCGGCCGTCGGGGTCACCGGTTCCGGCCTGCTGACGCTGGTCGCGACGGTCTCCGTCACCCAGTCGTTCCCGCTCGCGGCGATCGCCCTGCTGATCGGCATCGACCGCTTCATGTCGGAGTTCCGGGCCATCACCAACCTGATCGGGAACGCGGTCGCCACCCTGGTCATCACCCGGTGGGCCGGACAACTCGACCTCGACCGACTGCACCTGACGCTGTCGGCGCGGCGTCCCGTCGAACCGGACCGACCCGGCGAGGACACCTCGGTCGTCGAGGTCCGCATTTCCGACGACTGA
- a CDS encoding HAMP domain-containing sensor histidine kinase — protein sequence MYGAVQALVVGCVLISVLVPLGSLLGENMADGAVRDLHRTAREVAPRLDRALARESPGEADEARLLAELDRVHGVGAVVRRADGTVVTSPRSPAGLVAEAKRLSPQGGTRTLALPRGMPPGGHERIAVASALGPAGTSGTLLVEKSAAGLRGDILMAWFALAAVVPVGTALCLLPVVVLRRRAESSLERLRDTTRSLSEGAFHVRADTDAADLPAVRALARDINQLGSVIQSAIEEQRHFLADVAHQLRNPMIALRLRVENLRPHVADAEGARISRALADVDRLDRTLTDLLEHARSVPDVPGVQIENVCGVAENCVWGWAPVAEARSVRLKLSMPSRAWAMTRIGAVEQTLNVLLANALKYAPEDSVVEVRVERVDGGLHIAVRDQGPGLSDVERKLALKRGWSRDASGGSGIGLSIATKLIESSGGRLRLRSLSQGGLEAVVCLVSALPMEDGPPGAQGAGDGAARPPAAQEPPGPACPAPDSPVVCPPDATSLEEDRKSC from the coding sequence ATGTACGGAGCGGTCCAGGCCCTGGTGGTCGGTTGCGTCCTCATCAGCGTCCTGGTACCGCTCGGTTCACTGCTCGGCGAGAACATGGCGGACGGCGCGGTGCGGGACCTGCACCGGACGGCCCGGGAGGTGGCTCCCCGGCTGGACCGGGCCCTGGCGCGGGAGTCCCCGGGGGAGGCCGACGAGGCGCGTCTGCTGGCCGAACTGGACCGCGTGCATGGTGTCGGTGCCGTCGTGCGGAGGGCGGACGGCACGGTGGTGACGTCGCCGCGATCTCCTGCCGGCCTGGTGGCGGAGGCGAAGCGCCTCTCCCCGCAGGGCGGCACCCGCACCCTGGCGCTGCCGCGCGGGATGCCGCCCGGCGGCCATGAGCGGATCGCCGTGGCGAGCGCTCTGGGGCCGGCCGGAACCTCCGGAACGCTCCTGGTGGAGAAGTCCGCCGCCGGGTTGCGTGGTGACATCCTGATGGCCTGGTTCGCGCTGGCGGCGGTGGTGCCGGTCGGCACCGCGCTGTGTCTGCTGCCGGTGGTGGTGCTGCGCCGCCGGGCGGAGTCCTCCCTGGAGCGGCTGCGGGACACCACACGGTCGCTGTCCGAGGGTGCGTTCCATGTCCGGGCCGACACCGATGCCGCCGATCTGCCCGCCGTGCGCGCCCTGGCCCGGGACATCAACCAGTTGGGGTCCGTGATCCAGTCCGCCATCGAGGAGCAGAGACACTTCCTGGCGGACGTGGCCCACCAGCTTCGCAACCCGATGATCGCGCTGCGCCTGCGGGTGGAGAACCTGCGCCCCCATGTCGCGGACGCGGAAGGGGCGCGCATCAGCCGCGCGCTGGCCGATGTGGACCGGCTGGACCGCACGCTGACGGATCTCCTGGAGCACGCCCGGTCGGTGCCCGACGTGCCGGGCGTCCAGATCGAGAACGTGTGCGGTGTCGCCGAGAACTGCGTGTGGGGGTGGGCACCGGTCGCGGAGGCGCGCAGCGTCCGGCTGAAGCTGAGCATGCCGAGTCGGGCCTGGGCCATGACCAGGATCGGCGCGGTGGAGCAGACCCTCAACGTGCTGCTGGCCAACGCCTTGAAATACGCGCCCGAGGACAGCGTGGTGGAGGTCCGCGTCGAGCGGGTGGACGGCGGCCTGCACATCGCGGTGCGGGACCAGGGTCCAGGACTGTCCGACGTGGAACGGAAGCTGGCGCTGAAGCGCGGCTGGAGCCGGGACGCCTCCGGCGGCAGCGGCATCGGGCTCTCCATCGCCACCAAGCTCATCGAGTCCTCCGGGGGGCGGCTCCGGCTGAGGTCCTTGTCGCAGGGGGGCCTGGAGGCAGTGGTGTGCCTGGTCAGCGCGCTGCCGATGGAGGACGGGCCGCCCGGGGCGCAGGGAGCCGGCGACGGTGCCGCCCGCCCGCCCGCGGCCCAGGAGCCGCCCGGCCCGGCGTGCCCCGCACCCGATTCGCCTGTCGTGTGCCCGCCGGACGCGACGTCCCTCGAGGAGGACCGGAAGTCATGCTGA
- a CDS encoding helix-turn-helix transcriptional regulator, with protein MLSPLSAPRLRTAEELQAAAREVVGESTGEVFCYWNYTSVEEPLPAAVHRSGLHLRERAGEVRTVLPRTVLLTPEIADFVDWHRACGFQVGTSAGLPPGAMLLTDAGALVTTAFEEGCDYAWIRDGRVLEAFRALARMLWGRADAVADAGDESLGATDRKVLLMLTQGATDRVIARELDLSDRTVRRIVASLLERLGARSRFEAGMLAAARGWV; from the coding sequence ATGCTGAGCCCGCTGTCCGCTCCGCGCCTGCGTACCGCTGAGGAACTCCAGGCCGCGGCCCGGGAGGTCGTCGGGGAGAGTACGGGCGAGGTCTTCTGCTACTGGAACTACACCTCGGTGGAGGAGCCGCTGCCGGCGGCGGTGCACCGCAGTGGCCTCCACTTGCGGGAGCGGGCGGGGGAGGTGCGCACCGTGCTGCCCCGCACGGTACTGCTCACTCCGGAGATCGCCGACTTCGTGGACTGGCACCGGGCGTGCGGGTTCCAGGTGGGGACGAGCGCCGGACTGCCGCCGGGGGCCATGCTGTTGACCGACGCGGGAGCGCTGGTGACCACGGCGTTCGAGGAGGGGTGCGACTACGCCTGGATCCGGGACGGGCGCGTGCTGGAGGCGTTCCGCGCGCTGGCGCGCATGCTGTGGGGGCGGGCCGACGCCGTCGCCGACGCGGGTGACGAGTCCCTGGGCGCGACGGACCGCAAGGTGCTCCTGATGCTCACCCAGGGTGCGACCGACCGGGTCATCGCACGGGAGTTGGACCTCTCGGACCGCACCGTGCGGCGCATCGTCGCCAGCCTGCTGGAGCGCCTGGGGGCACGCAGCCGGTTCGAGGCGGGGATGCTGGCCGCCGCGCGGGGCTGGGTGTGA
- a CDS encoding helix-turn-helix transcriptional regulator: MSAVEREGERLLLLNLLRRWVRISVIWEERLAALPDVRAYVEWQARSGIQVRTSAQVPVPLSVVDNTTAVVGSFAGGGSTGRDREENTTVTDCPETVSMLHYLFLGLWDEAKPFSVSVHPSLEKGHAQEVLRMLANGSTDEQIAHRLVVSKRTVSRTVARLLDEMNARSRFEAGAIAARRGYLDATKRAR, translated from the coding sequence ATGAGCGCCGTCGAACGGGAGGGGGAACGGCTGCTGCTGTTGAACCTTCTGCGGCGCTGGGTACGGATATCGGTCATCTGGGAGGAGCGGCTCGCCGCCCTCCCCGACGTCCGCGCCTACGTGGAGTGGCAGGCCCGCTCGGGAATCCAGGTGCGCACCTCGGCACAGGTCCCCGTCCCCCTCTCGGTGGTCGACAACACCACGGCCGTCGTCGGCTCCTTCGCCGGCGGGGGGAGCACCGGCCGGGACCGGGAGGAGAACACCACCGTTACCGACTGCCCCGAGACCGTGAGCATGCTGCACTACCTCTTCCTGGGCCTGTGGGACGAGGCGAAGCCGTTCTCGGTGAGCGTCCACCCCTCGCTGGAGAAGGGACACGCCCAGGAAGTCCTGCGCATGCTGGCCAACGGCTCCACCGACGAGCAGATCGCCCACCGCCTGGTGGTGTCGAAGCGCACGGTCAGCCGTACCGTCGCCCGGCTGCTGGACGAGATGAACGCCCGCAGCAGGTTCGAGGCCGGAGCCATCGCCGCCCGTCGTGGCTACCTGGACGCGACGAAGAGGGCTCGCTGA
- a CDS encoding NADPH-dependent FMN reductase, translated as MTSPEALLICGSPSVGSHSGEAVATAAECLAELGGTSRIWDLATRPLPILDASRHGRGMRYADPAARELVALADRADVLVLASPMYHGSFSGAMKNALDHLDVPHVQGKPVGILAHGENLSAAQVCDSLRVVVRALKGLAVPDQLVTVPTDFTSTHDGRRRLTSPQARARLTAMSRQLIALSSMSSAVGAFALHGS; from the coding sequence ATGACGAGTCCGGAAGCACTGCTGATCTGCGGCAGTCCGAGTGTGGGTTCGCATTCCGGGGAGGCGGTCGCCACCGCCGCCGAGTGCCTGGCCGAGCTGGGCGGGACGAGCAGGATCTGGGATCTGGCGACCCGGCCCCTGCCGATCCTGGACGCGTCCCGCCACGGCCGGGGCATGCGCTACGCCGACCCGGCCGCGCGGGAACTCGTGGCGCTCGCGGACCGCGCCGATGTGCTCGTGCTCGCGTCGCCCATGTACCACGGCTCCTTCAGCGGGGCGATGAAGAACGCCCTGGACCACCTGGACGTCCCGCACGTCCAGGGCAAGCCGGTAGGGATCCTCGCGCACGGCGAGAACCTCTCCGCCGCCCAGGTCTGCGACAGCCTGCGGGTGGTCGTACGCGCCCTGAAAGGACTCGCCGTCCCCGATCAGCTCGTCACCGTCCCCACGGACTTCACCAGCACCCACGACGGTCGCCGCAGGCTCACCTCCCCGCAGGCGCGAGCGCGGCTGACCGCCATGAGCCGCCAACTGATCGCCCTGTCGTCCATGTCCTCGGCCGTCGGCGCTTTCGCCCTGCACGGCAGCTAA
- a CDS encoding response regulator transcription factor — translation MKVLLVEDDAEVASALTEGLENHGWTVDHVSTGRAALRVQDPGEVILLDLNLPDMDGLEVCRGLRDARRTPIIAVTARSDEMDKVLCLRLGADDYVVKPYRLQELLARMVAVVRRAHGAQEERADTVVTQGAFSIDRVRREVRVMGRLVHLTRKEFDLLVLLSSAPGRVFAREFLLAEVWRQEWMGSSRTLDTHVASLRRKLGSTEWIRTSRGVGFSFHPPSDLTPDIPDA, via the coding sequence ATGAAGGTGTTGCTGGTCGAGGACGACGCAGAGGTGGCGAGCGCCCTCACGGAAGGACTGGAGAACCACGGCTGGACAGTGGACCATGTGTCCACCGGCCGGGCGGCGTTACGGGTGCAGGACCCCGGAGAGGTCATTCTGCTCGACCTCAATCTGCCGGACATGGACGGGCTGGAGGTGTGCCGGGGGCTGCGCGACGCCCGCAGGACCCCGATCATCGCCGTGACGGCGCGGTCGGACGAGATGGACAAGGTGCTCTGCCTGCGCCTGGGCGCGGACGACTACGTGGTCAAGCCCTACCGGCTGCAGGAACTGCTGGCGCGCATGGTCGCGGTGGTGCGCCGCGCGCACGGGGCCCAGGAGGAGCGCGCCGACACCGTCGTCACCCAGGGGGCGTTCAGCATCGACCGGGTTCGCCGGGAGGTGCGGGTCATGGGGCGTCTCGTGCACCTCACGCGCAAGGAGTTCGACCTGTTGGTGCTGCTCTCGAGCGCTCCGGGGCGGGTGTTCGCCCGGGAGTTCCTGCTGGCGGAGGTGTGGCGCCAGGAGTGGATGGGCAGCAGCCGGACACTGGACACGCACGTCGCGAGCCTGCGGCGGAAACTCGGCAGCACGGAGTGGATCAGAACGTCGCGCGGGGTGGGGTTCAGCTTCCACCCGCCGTCGGACCTGACGCCCGACATACCCGATGCGTGA
- a CDS encoding GYD domain-containing protein encodes MILARYSQDVVEGVLKDPQAIIARDEHAFKFYGSLGGKVVNYWFTRDVEYHFAVVVDFPDAEAAHAAVLTGYSTGAFTEGKLIPLASADEMVGALKRAAPAVDLFYPPTEPRDASA; translated from the coding sequence ATGATTCTCGCGCGCTATTCGCAGGACGTGGTGGAAGGCGTGCTCAAGGACCCGCAGGCGATTATCGCCAGGGACGAGCACGCTTTTAAGTTCTACGGCTCGCTCGGCGGCAAGGTCGTCAACTACTGGTTCACCCGCGATGTCGAATACCACTTCGCCGTGGTCGTCGACTTCCCGGACGCGGAGGCCGCGCACGCCGCCGTGCTGACCGGCTACTCCACCGGTGCCTTCACCGAGGGCAAGCTCATCCCGCTGGCCTCGGCCGACGAGATGGTCGGCGCGCTCAAGCGTGCCGCGCCCGCCGTCGACCTGTTCTACCCGCCGACGGAGCCGCGGGACGCCTCGGCCTGA